From the genome of Vicinamibacterales bacterium, one region includes:
- the gatC gene encoding Asp-tRNA(Asn)/Glu-tRNA(Gln) amidotransferase subunit GatC, with the protein MSSRLTKSDVERIASLAHLELSEAEKETFARQLADILTYAETLQAIDTTNASPTTHVLSRHEAFRNDEVQESLSRDEALANAPDGTSDEGFFKVPKVIE; encoded by the coding sequence ATGTCCTCACGTCTAACCAAGAGCGACGTCGAAAGAATCGCGAGCCTCGCCCATTTGGAACTATCCGAAGCGGAGAAAGAAACATTTGCCCGACAATTGGCGGACATATTGACCTACGCTGAGACCCTGCAGGCGATCGATACGACAAACGCGTCGCCTACCACGCACGTGCTCTCTCGACATGAAGCATTCCGTAATGACGAAGTCCAAGAGTCCCTGTCTCGAGATGAAGCCCTCGCCAATGCACCTGACGGCACGTCCGACGAAGGCTTCTTTAAGGTTCCGAAGGTCATCGAATGA
- a CDS encoding deoxyribonuclease IV — protein sequence MPRLGAHMSIAGGLPRAVERAQAANCNTLQIFTKSASQWRARPLPADEVTAFRATAHDLDITPIVAHASYLINLAAPNPALRQRSINALTDELDRGDALGLLGVVLHPGSYTTGTEESGLHLVAEAIDEVFADREKGTLLLLEHTAGQGTNLGHRFEHLATIINGTSAKKRLGVCLDTCHLLAAGYNIATADGYSRTFEDFETYVGLDRLQLLHLNDSKHPCGSRRDRHEHIGEGWVGLEAFGRLLKDPQLAHLPMVLETPKEQRQPGKPTEVDPADLKNLNTLRQFIDATDSKEKKS from the coding sequence TGCAACACTTTGCAGATCTTTACCAAGTCCGCAAGTCAATGGCGTGCGCGGCCACTGCCTGCAGACGAGGTTACCGCGTTTCGAGCGACCGCTCACGACCTCGACATTACCCCAATCGTCGCGCATGCGAGTTATCTCATCAACCTTGCGGCTCCTAACCCTGCGCTACGACAACGCTCAATCAACGCTCTCACAGACGAATTAGATCGTGGAGATGCACTCGGCCTATTGGGAGTTGTACTGCATCCTGGCTCATACACAACCGGCACGGAAGAAAGCGGTCTCCATCTCGTCGCCGAGGCCATCGACGAAGTCTTTGCAGATCGGGAAAAAGGAACGCTGCTCCTTTTGGAACACACCGCTGGGCAGGGTACGAACCTTGGGCACCGATTCGAACACCTAGCGACAATCATCAACGGAACGTCCGCCAAGAAACGTCTCGGCGTCTGTCTCGACACCTGTCATCTTCTTGCAGCCGGCTACAACATTGCCACGGCAGACGGCTACTCACGAACCTTCGAAGACTTCGAAACGTACGTCGGACTGGATAGGTTGCAGTTGCTTCACCTGAACGACTCAAAACATCCTTGCGGTAGCCGTCGGGACCGCCACGAACACATCGGCGAGGGCTGGGTCGGGCTAGAGGCATTCGGGAGACTACTGAAAGATCCACAACTGGCTCACCTGCCGATGGTACTGGAAACACCAAAAGAACAACGACAGCCCGGTAAACCCACAGAAGTGGACCCGGCTGACTTGAAGAACTTGAACACCCTGCGTCAATTTATCGACGCCACCGACAGTAAGGAGAAGAAGTCTTGA
- the gatA gene encoding Asp-tRNA(Asn)/Glu-tRNA(Gln) amidotransferase subunit GatA: MTATAQTLVEIRDAIAAGEITSTNICSEYLERIAAVDGSLNAFNNVTHEQALERAAAVDRSRTAGDPRPLLGVPIAIKDNLCTRGVPTTASSRILENFVPPYDATAVSRLEAAGAIVLGKTNCDEFGMGSSNENSAFGPVKNPWNLTRSPGGSSGGSAAAVSARLVPGALGSDTGGSIRQPAALCGVVGLKPTYGRVSRYGLLAFASSLDQVGPLTLTVRDAALLLEVIAGPDPRDATTAPQQVPHYTENLDADLRGVRLGVPSALLDSGIDPEVSQAFSAAVEVFQSTGATVSDITLPHAQYAIPVYYLLATAEASSNLARYDGVRYTHRAELDPTSTTLRAMYDQTRSEGFGEEVKRRIMLGTYALSAGYYDAYYLKAQQVRTLILRDYEQAFDSVDAVIMPTSPVPAFTLGEKIKDPLQMYLLDIFTVSANLAGLPAISVPAGFTQERLPVGVQLVGRAFDEGGLLKIARAYERNNGWWKETPSI, from the coding sequence ATGACAGCAACGGCTCAAACCTTGGTCGAGATACGTGATGCGATCGCCGCGGGTGAGATAACGTCAACGAATATCTGTTCAGAATATCTTGAGCGGATCGCCGCGGTAGACGGTTCGCTGAACGCGTTCAATAACGTAACGCATGAGCAGGCACTCGAACGTGCTGCAGCCGTTGACCGGTCAAGAACAGCGGGTGACCCACGCCCGCTTCTCGGCGTACCCATCGCTATAAAGGACAACCTCTGCACACGTGGTGTGCCAACGACCGCTTCCTCACGCATTCTCGAAAATTTCGTCCCGCCCTACGATGCGACGGCAGTCTCTCGGCTTGAAGCGGCCGGGGCAATCGTGCTCGGTAAAACGAACTGCGACGAATTCGGCATGGGTTCCTCTAATGAGAATTCAGCTTTTGGTCCTGTGAAGAACCCGTGGAACCTTACCCGGAGCCCAGGTGGGTCAAGTGGCGGGTCGGCCGCCGCCGTCTCAGCTCGGTTAGTACCTGGTGCCCTCGGGTCGGATACTGGTGGGTCAATCCGGCAACCAGCGGCACTTTGCGGCGTGGTCGGGCTCAAGCCGACCTACGGGCGGGTCTCGCGGTACGGGCTACTCGCTTTCGCCTCATCTCTAGACCAGGTTGGCCCTCTCACACTCACCGTGCGTGACGCAGCACTTTTACTTGAGGTAATCGCCGGTCCCGACCCCCGCGATGCGACGACGGCGCCTCAACAGGTCCCTCACTACACTGAGAACCTCGATGCAGATTTGCGAGGCGTACGACTGGGTGTACCATCCGCACTGCTCGACTCCGGCATCGACCCCGAAGTCAGCCAGGCCTTCAGCGCCGCGGTGGAGGTGTTCCAATCAACCGGAGCGACGGTCTCAGACATCACGCTTCCTCACGCGCAGTATGCGATTCCGGTCTATTACCTTCTCGCCACAGCCGAGGCCAGCTCAAATCTTGCCCGTTACGATGGTGTCCGCTATACCCACCGTGCTGAGCTTGACCCAACATCTACGACTCTGCGGGCAATGTACGATCAAACGCGTAGCGAAGGATTTGGCGAAGAAGTGAAACGTCGGATCATGCTCGGCACCTACGCACTCAGTGCCGGTTATTACGATGCTTACTACCTAAAAGCTCAACAGGTGCGGACTCTGATCCTTCGCGATTACGAGCAAGCGTTCGATAGTGTTGACGCTGTAATCATGCCAACGAGTCCAGTCCCAGCGTTCACGCTTGGGGAGAAAATCAAGGATCCGTTACAAATGTACCTGCTCGACATATTCACGGTAAGTGCCAATCTCGCGGGGCTTCCAGCAATCAGCGTTCCAGCTGGCTTTACGCAAGAACGGTTACCAGTCGGCGTTCAACTCGTGGGCCGAGCATTCGATGAAGGTGGGCTCCTCAAAATCGCCAGAGCCTATGAACGAAACAACGGATGGTGGAAAGAAACACCGAGCATCT